The following proteins are encoded in a genomic region of Anabas testudineus chromosome 13, fAnaTes1.2, whole genome shotgun sequence:
- the ckmb gene encoding creatine kinase, muscle b codes for MRSEKNKHNDYKMKFPVEDEFPDLSQHNNHMAKALTKEIYAKLRSLSTPSGFTLDDVIQTGVDNPGHPFIMTVGCVAGDEESYEVFKDLLDPVIADRHGGYKPTDKHRTDLNFENLKGGDDLDPNYVLSSRVRTGRSIKGFTLPPHNSRGERRAIEKLSIEALSSLDGEFKGKYYPLDGMTDAEQDQLIADHFLFDKPVSPLLTCAGMARDWPDARGIWHNDNKTFLVWVNEEDHLRVISMQKGGNMKEVFRRFCVGLQKIEEIFKKHNHGFMWNEHLGYILTCPSNLGTGLRGGVHVKLPKLSTHAKFEEILKRLRLQKRGTGGVDTASVGGVFDISNADRLGSSEVEQVQLVVDGVKLMVEMEKKLEKGESIDDMIPAQK; via the exons ATGAGAAGtgagaagaacaaacacaatgacTACAAAATGAAGTTCCCTGTGGAAGATGAGTTCCCCGATTTGTCCCAGCACAACAACCACATGGCCAAG GCACTGACCAAGGAGATTTACGCCAAGCTGAGAAGCTTGTCCACCCCCAGTGGCTTCACCTTGGATGACGTCATCCAGACTGGTGTCGACAACCCTG GTCACCCCTTCATCATGACCGTGGGCTGTGTTGCTGGTGATGAAGAGTCCTACGAGGTCTTCAAGGATCTGCTGGACCCCGTCATTGCTGACCGTCACGGTGGATACAAACCCACCGACAAGCACAGGACCGACCTGAACTTCGAGAACCTGAAG GGAGGTGACGACCTGGACCCCAACTATGTGCTGTCCAGCCGTGTCCGTACCGGCCGCAGCATCAAGGGATTCACCCTGCCCCCCCACAACAGCCGTGGAGAGCGCAGAGCCATTGAGAAGCTGTCCATTGAGG CTCTGTCCAGCCTGGACGGTGAGTTCAAGGGAAAGTATTACCCCCTGGATGGCATGACTGATGCCGAGCAGGATCAGCTCATTGCtgatcacttcctgtttgacaaGCCCGTCTCCCCCCTGCTGACCTGCGCTGGTATGGCCCGTGACTGGCCCGACGCCAGAGGCATCTg GCACAACGACAACAAGACCTTCCTGGTCTGGGTGAACGAGGAGGATCACCTGCGTGTCATCTCCATGCAGAAGGGAGGCAACATGAAGGAGGTCTTCAGACGCTTCTGCGTTGGCCTGCAGAAG ATTGAGGAGATCTTCAAGAAGCACAACCATGGCTTCATGTGGAACGAGCATCTGGGCTACATCCTGACCTGCCCCTCCAACCTGGGAACCGGTCTGCGTGGTGGTGTGCACGTTAAGCTGCCCAAGCTCAGCACACACGCCAAGTTCGAGGAGATTCTGAAGAGGCTGCGTCTGCAGAAGCGTGGCACAG GTGGCGTTGACACAGCCTCTGTGGGCGGTGTGTTCGACATCTCCAACGCTGATCGTCTGGGCTCCTCTGAGGTTGAGCAGGTCCAGCTGGTGGTTGATGGCGTCAAGCTGATGGTTGAGATGGAAAAGAAGCTCGAGAAGGGAGAGTCCATCGATGACATGATCCCCGCCCAGAAGTAA
- the klc3 gene encoding kinesin light chain 3 produces the protein MLSAEEILCSTQQVMAGLEALKGENRGLLENLQEALESCPASDSGSVEQEKSGIIRQTLERIELGLSEAQVMMALSAHLGSLEAEKQKLRAQVRRLCQENQWLRDELADAQQRLQDREQEVVTLEEQNRHLQFMSSIRKYDQEEPQLDEKDTSSNKESLDDLFPAEDEEQSQMSQPHRSSAAAAAQQGGYEIPARLRTLHNLVIQYASQGRYEVAVPLCKQALEDLEKSSGHTHPDVATMLNILALVYRDQNKYKEAANLLNDALAIREKTLGLDHPAVAATLNNLAVLYGKRGKYKEAEPLCKRALEIREKVLGTDHPDVAKQLNNLALLCQNQGKYQEVEQYYERALHIYQSKLGPDDANVAKTKNNLASCYLKQGKYRQAESLYKEILTRAHEKEFGSVEGDGRPTWSGAEDGGSRQDGLSTLRRSGSFTKLRESIRRSSEKLVRKLKGVGVEETTPRNAGMKRANSLNVLNVGARESQDGAQSSQLTDIRGLSSSTQSLARRGSTGGTS, from the exons ATGTTGTCGGCGGAGGAGATTCTGTGCAGCACGCAGCAGGTGATGGCGGGGTTGGAGGCGCTGAAAGGAGAGAACCGCGGTCTGCTGGAGAATCTGCAGGAGGCGCTGGAGAGCTGTCCGGCATCAGACAGCGGCAGCGTGGAGCAGGAGAAGAGCGGCATCATCCGCCAAACGCTGGAGAGGATTGAGCTGGGGCTGAGCGAGGCACAG GTGATGATGGCGTTGTCGGCTCATCTCGGTTCACTAGAGGCAGAGAAGCAGAAGCTGCGAGCTCAG GTGCGTCGTCTCTGTCAGGAGAACCAGTGGTTGAGGGACGAGCTGGCCGATGCTCAGCAGCGGCTGCAGGACAGGGAGCAGGAGGTGGTCACCCTGGAGGAGCAGAACAGACACCTGCAGTTCATGTCCTCCATACGCAAATACGACCAGGAGGAGCCACAGCTG gATGAAAAAGACACGTCTTCCAACAAGGAATCTCTGGACGACCTTTTTCCTGCAGAGGACGAGGAACAGTCACAGA TGTCTCAGCCTCACCGCAGCAGCGCAGCAGCCGCAGCCCAGCAGGGCGGCTACGAGATTCCCGCTCGCCTCCGAACGCTGCACAACCTGGTCATCCAGTACGCATCCCAGGGACGATACGAAGTCGCTGTACCGCTCTGCAAACAG GCTTTGGAAGACCTGGAGAAGTCCTCGGGACACACGCACCCAGACGTAGCCACCATGCTGAATATCCTGGCGCTGGTGTACAG AGaccaaaacaaatacaaagaagcAGCCAACCTGCTGAACGACGCGCTGGCGATCAGGGAGAAAACTCTGGGATTGGACCATCCGGCC gtggcTGCTACACTCAACAACCTGGCCGTGCTTTATGGGAAAAGAGGGAAATACAAGGAAGCAGAGCCGCTGTGTAAGAGAGCTCTGGAGATCAGAGAGAAG GTTCTGGGTACAGACCACCCAGATGTGGCCAAGCAGCTGAACAACCTGGCTCTGCTGTGTCAGAACCAGGGAAAGTACCAGGAGGTGGAGCAGTACTACGAACGTGCTCTGCACATCTACCAGAGCAAACTGGGACCAGACGACGCCAACGTGGCCAAAACCAAGAACAACCTG GCATCGTGTTATCTGAAGCAGGGAAAATACAGACAAGCTGAGTCTCTTTACAAAGAAATCCTCACCAGAGCTCATGAGAAGGAGTTTGGATCAGTGGAAG GCGACGGTCGTCCCACCTGGTCCGGAGCGGAGGACGGCGGCTCCAGACAGGACGGACTCAGCACCCTGAGGCGGAGCGGCTCCTTCACCAAGCTCAGAGAATCGATTCGCAGAAGCAGCGAGAAACTGGTTCGCAAGCTGAAAGGAGTCGGCGTGGAGGAAACGACGCCGAGGAATGCTGG GATGAAGAGGGCAAACTCGCTCAACGTGTTAAATGTTGGAGCCAGAGAGAGTCAGGACGGAGCTCAG tcgAGCCAGTTGACAGATATTCGAGGCCTGAGCTCCAGCACACAGAGCTTAGCGAGACGAGGATCGACCGGTGGgaccagctga